One genomic region from Cryptosporangium minutisporangium encodes:
- a CDS encoding acyl-CoA dehydrogenase family protein — translation MSIRQAVRTFVDDEVIPAEPALNAARGGEPLQTLRESAKKQGLWALGHPAELGGGGLSFRDFVLINEIIGRSRWGQLALGTVSMQDSIMLHRFGTAHHRARWLEPLVAGEIMPSVAMTEPEVAGSDPTLIRATARLDGDEWVIDAHKWFTTGASGAAFTTVFVRTEPDGTEPHRALSAIVVPAGAPGFEIVRVVPTMGGTSGDHCEIRLTAVRVPRENLLGERGGGFGVAQVRLGPGRIFHAMRWLGQAQRAFELMLERARTRYAHGSVLAEKGEIQRYIAESAADIQAARLLVLDAADAYDSDGRARDQIAIAKFWVARILHDVVDRAIQVHGALGVTGDTPLEEMYREARYARIYDGPDEVHRMTVARRLIADPGRAPWLRGDASHA, via the coding sequence ATGAGCATCCGACAGGCCGTCCGGACCTTCGTCGACGACGAGGTCATCCCCGCCGAACCGGCACTGAACGCCGCCCGCGGCGGCGAACCGCTGCAAACCCTCCGCGAAAGCGCGAAGAAACAGGGCCTCTGGGCGCTCGGCCACCCGGCCGAACTCGGCGGCGGCGGCCTGTCGTTCCGCGACTTCGTGCTGATCAACGAGATCATCGGCCGATCCCGCTGGGGCCAGCTGGCACTCGGCACCGTGTCCATGCAGGACTCGATCATGCTGCACCGGTTCGGCACCGCGCACCACCGCGCCCGCTGGCTGGAGCCGCTGGTCGCCGGGGAGATCATGCCGAGCGTCGCGATGACCGAACCGGAGGTCGCCGGCTCCGACCCGACGCTCATCCGCGCCACCGCCCGCCTGGACGGCGACGAGTGGGTCATCGACGCCCACAAGTGGTTCACCACCGGCGCGTCCGGCGCCGCGTTCACCACCGTGTTCGTCCGCACCGAACCCGACGGCACGGAGCCGCACCGGGCGCTCTCGGCGATCGTCGTCCCGGCCGGAGCCCCCGGCTTCGAGATCGTGCGGGTCGTCCCGACGATGGGCGGCACCAGCGGTGACCACTGCGAGATCCGCCTCACCGCGGTCCGCGTCCCCCGGGAGAACCTGCTCGGCGAACGCGGCGGCGGCTTCGGCGTCGCGCAGGTCCGGCTCGGCCCCGGCCGGATCTTCCACGCGATGCGCTGGCTCGGGCAGGCCCAGCGCGCGTTCGAGCTGATGCTGGAGCGGGCCCGCACCCGCTACGCCCACGGCTCGGTGCTCGCCGAGAAAGGCGAGATCCAGCGGTACATCGCCGAGTCCGCCGCCGACATCCAAGCCGCGCGGCTGCTGGTGCTCGACGCCGCCGACGCCTACGACTCCGACGGGCGGGCCCGCGACCAGATCGCGATCGCCAAGTTCTGGGTCGCGCGGATCCTGCACGACGTCGTCGACCGGGCCATCCAGGTCCACGGCGCGCTCGGCGTCACCGGCGACACCCCGCTGGAAGAGATGTACCGGGAGGCCCGCTACGCGCGGATCTACGACGGCCCCGACGAGGTGCACCGGATGACCGTGGCGCGGCGCCTGATCGCCGACCCCGGGCGCGCCCCGTGGCTCCGGGGAGATGCCTCACATGCCTGA
- a CDS encoding DUF4180 domain-containing protein, protein MVDAVVPVREVHGLRVLVVDAAGPVLRDEHAVMDLIGDAFAGRADWVAVPVERLGPEFFRLRSGVAGAVAQKFANYRVGLAVVGDVAEYVAASDALRDFVRECDRGRQLWFVPDVAALEARLA, encoded by the coding sequence GTGGTTGACGCGGTGGTGCCGGTCCGTGAGGTGCACGGTCTGCGGGTACTGGTGGTGGACGCGGCCGGCCCGGTGTTGCGGGACGAGCACGCGGTGATGGACCTGATCGGGGACGCGTTCGCGGGCCGCGCGGACTGGGTGGCCGTGCCGGTGGAGCGGCTGGGGCCGGAGTTCTTCCGGCTGCGGTCGGGGGTGGCCGGTGCGGTGGCGCAGAAGTTCGCGAACTACCGGGTGGGGTTGGCGGTGGTGGGTGACGTCGCGGAGTACGTGGCGGCGAGCGACGCGCTGCGGGACTTCGTGCGGGAGTGCGACCGGGGCCGGCAGTTGTGGTTCGTTCCGGACGTGGCGGCGTTGGAGGCGCGGCTGGCGTGA
- a CDS encoding phosphotransferase family protein has translation MPDPAYPPADPAAQSVREALRGRLSDLWGTPVRVGEPVLLTGGASRETLQIHVAATGTHRDVVLRRDLLPGADPAGLAREAAALRAAAADGVPVPAVVDDGPALSGHPYLVMEYVPGETVPRRLLRDPAYSTIRTTLAGALGAIAARIHTVDPDQVPGLTRPDPLGLLRDLADDDDTPRPAVELGLAWLAARTPPPAPDTLVHGDLRNGNVLVGPDGVRAILDWELVHRGDPVEDLGWLCVKAWRFGAAQPVGGFGSRAELLDGYAAVAGWRPTDEQLRWWEVYGTLRWVLLCRRQALAYLRGDRDSLEHAVIGRRVCEAEFDLLLALDLTSPAAPTPVTQPLVTPGDADRGTTRPPHDAPDAGHLIAAVTDAFTSGAFGDAYLTRVAANALRIAGRELALGPDLADRHRRRLDALGVPDDAAVAAALRDGTGGPQLTAAVVDAVRDKLLVANPRYLTQPA, from the coding sequence ATGCCTGACCCCGCCTACCCGCCGGCCGACCCGGCCGCGCAGTCCGTACGCGAGGCGTTGCGGGGCCGCTTGTCGGACCTGTGGGGCACCCCGGTGCGGGTCGGGGAACCCGTGCTGCTGACCGGCGGCGCCAGCCGCGAGACCCTCCAGATCCACGTCGCCGCCACCGGAACCCACCGCGACGTCGTGCTCCGCCGCGACCTGCTGCCCGGCGCCGACCCGGCCGGGCTGGCCCGCGAAGCCGCCGCGCTGCGCGCCGCCGCCGCCGACGGCGTCCCGGTACCGGCCGTCGTCGACGACGGCCCGGCCCTCAGCGGCCACCCCTACCTGGTGATGGAGTACGTACCCGGCGAGACCGTGCCCCGCCGCCTGCTGCGCGACCCCGCCTACAGCACCATCCGGACGACGCTCGCCGGCGCGCTCGGCGCGATCGCCGCCCGCATCCACACCGTCGACCCCGACCAGGTACCCGGCCTGACCCGCCCCGACCCGCTGGGCCTGCTGCGCGATCTCGCCGATGACGACGACACCCCGCGGCCCGCCGTCGAACTCGGCCTGGCGTGGCTCGCCGCCCGCACGCCACCGCCGGCGCCGGACACCCTCGTCCACGGCGACCTGCGCAACGGCAACGTCCTCGTCGGACCGGACGGGGTCCGCGCGATCCTGGACTGGGAGCTGGTGCACCGCGGTGACCCGGTCGAGGACCTCGGCTGGCTCTGCGTCAAGGCGTGGCGGTTCGGTGCCGCGCAGCCGGTCGGCGGGTTCGGCAGCCGCGCCGAACTGCTCGACGGCTACGCCGCGGTGGCCGGATGGCGCCCCACCGACGAACAGCTGCGCTGGTGGGAGGTGTACGGGACACTGCGCTGGGTGCTGCTCTGCCGCCGGCAGGCGCTGGCGTACCTGCGCGGCGACCGCGACTCGCTGGAACACGCGGTGATCGGGCGGCGGGTCTGCGAAGCCGAGTTCGACCTGCTGCTGGCGCTCGACCTGACGTCCCCCGCCGCCCCGACACCGGTCACGCAGCCGCTGGTCACTCCCGGCGACGCGGACCGCGGCACCACCCGCCCGCCGCACGACGCCCCGGACGCCGGGCACCTGATCGCCGCCGTCACCGACGCGTTCACCAGCGGCGCGTTCGGGGACGCCTACCTCACCCGGGTCGCGGCCAACGCGCTGCGAATCGCCGGGCGGGAGCTGGCGCTCGGCCCCGACCTCGCCGACCGGCACCGCCGCCGCCTCGACGCCCTCGGAGTACCGGACGACGCCGCGGTGGCCGCCGCCCTCCGCGACGGCACGGGCGGGCCGCAGCTCACCGCCGCGGTCGTCGACGCCGTCCGCGACAAGCTGCTCGTCGCCAACCCCCGCTACCTGACCCAACCGGCCTGA
- a CDS encoding homogentisate 1,2-dioxygenase, producing the protein MESFVQLRRGTTPRRAHADLDGLKDDELGRAGFTGRTAHLYRRHDPTAYRAVGPLTGTDVLVDALEPTDAADPAGTPLLLLSNSDCRISLSRRAAPTPFYVRNVDGDELYFVHRGTGTFVTEFGDLPYRPGDYVYLPKATTYRQVPDAGDTTALIVETTEELRTPPAGALGRHFPFDSALVVIPEARVVEDDGRDEYEVRLYHSGECTQLFYPHDPCDVEGWRGDNFPFTFNVADYTVLASESVHLPPTVHLFLQATGVAVLNFLPRPAEAVPGTERYPWYHRNADHDEVAFFHGGSVFGVDVPAGLLSHTPQGLHHGAPEKARERARRRFDEYDRVEWQIIAIDTRRRLTPSPALRGPV; encoded by the coding sequence ATGGAGTCCTTCGTCCAGCTACGCCGCGGCACCACCCCCCGGCGCGCCCACGCCGACCTCGACGGCCTGAAGGACGACGAACTCGGCCGCGCCGGCTTCACCGGCCGCACCGCCCACCTGTATCGGCGGCACGACCCGACGGCCTACCGCGCGGTCGGCCCGCTCACCGGCACCGATGTCCTGGTCGACGCGCTGGAGCCCACCGATGCGGCCGACCCCGCTGGGACACCGCTGCTGCTGCTGAGCAACTCCGACTGCCGGATCTCGCTGTCGCGCCGCGCCGCGCCCACGCCGTTCTACGTGCGCAACGTCGACGGCGACGAGCTCTACTTCGTCCACCGGGGCACCGGCACGTTCGTCACCGAGTTCGGTGACCTGCCCTACCGGCCCGGCGACTACGTCTACCTGCCGAAGGCCACCACCTACCGGCAGGTGCCCGACGCCGGGGACACCACCGCGCTGATCGTCGAGACCACCGAGGAGCTCCGGACGCCGCCCGCCGGGGCACTCGGCCGACACTTCCCGTTCGACAGCGCGCTGGTCGTCATCCCCGAAGCACGGGTGGTCGAGGACGACGGCCGCGACGAGTACGAGGTCCGGCTCTACCACTCCGGCGAGTGCACCCAGCTGTTCTACCCCCACGACCCCTGCGACGTCGAAGGTTGGCGCGGCGACAACTTCCCGTTCACGTTCAACGTCGCCGACTACACGGTGCTGGCCAGCGAGAGCGTCCACCTCCCGCCGACCGTCCACCTGTTCCTGCAGGCGACCGGCGTCGCGGTGCTCAACTTCCTGCCCCGGCCCGCGGAGGCCGTGCCGGGCACCGAACGCTACCCGTGGTACCACCGCAACGCCGACCACGACGAGGTCGCATTCTTCCACGGCGGCAGCGTGTTCGGCGTCGACGTGCCGGCCGGCCTGCTCTCCCACACCCCGCAGGGCCTGCACCACGGCGCACCGGAGAAGGCCAGGGAACGCGCCCGCCGACGATTCGATGAGTACGACCGGGTCGAGTGGCAGATCATCGCCATCGACACCCGCCGCCGCCTGACCCCCAGCCCCGCGCTGCGGGGACCGGTATGA
- a CDS encoding DUF418 domain-containing protein: MTTPTPIRRVLDVDAIRGFALFGIFAVNVTFMASGYPGNLVTDPDFRSGLDDAVRALSSVLIDMKFYVLFSFLFGYSFTLQMDSARRADAAFTPRMLRRIGGLFVLGALHTVFLYGGDILTTYAVACLALLLLRNVSDRTALRIAAGLYAVVLLSLVSSALLVDRSAFVPGEAEALANGAESTQALLGGWGDVIGEHLAGLPLLLLQAATLQGPTALALFLLGMVAGRGQWLAHVTGTEPVLRRIQWTGFPIGLLGGLVYAAAGGNNNTFAVAVSVATAPLLAAAYVATLLRVMHRTPAVRSALAPAGRASLTNYLAQAAIGLVVFTGIGFGLAGTFSPLALFGFTLAVFAVQLLISAVWLRHFRYGPAEWALRWLTNARRPACRVPAPGTVPTDAEPAAAAPDRR, translated from the coding sequence ATGACCACACCCACTCCGATCCGCAGGGTCCTCGACGTCGACGCGATCCGCGGCTTCGCACTGTTCGGGATCTTCGCCGTCAACGTCACGTTCATGGCCTCCGGCTACCCCGGCAACCTCGTCACCGACCCCGACTTCCGCTCCGGCCTCGACGACGCCGTCCGCGCGCTCTCCTCGGTCCTCATCGACATGAAGTTCTACGTGCTGTTCTCGTTCCTGTTCGGGTACAGCTTCACCCTCCAGATGGACTCCGCCCGCCGCGCCGACGCCGCGTTCACCCCCCGGATGCTTCGCCGCATCGGCGGCTTATTCGTCCTCGGCGCACTGCACACCGTCTTCCTCTACGGCGGGGACATCCTCACCACCTACGCCGTCGCCTGCCTCGCCCTGCTGCTCCTGCGCAACGTCAGCGACCGCACCGCGCTCCGCATCGCCGCCGGCCTCTACGCCGTCGTCCTGCTCAGCCTGGTCTCCAGCGCCCTGCTCGTGGACCGCTCCGCGTTCGTCCCCGGCGAAGCCGAAGCACTCGCCAACGGCGCCGAATCCACCCAGGCGCTGCTCGGCGGCTGGGGCGACGTCATCGGCGAACACCTCGCCGGCCTGCCGCTGCTGCTCCTGCAGGCCGCCACCTTGCAAGGCCCCACCGCGCTCGCGCTGTTCCTGCTCGGCATGGTCGCCGGACGAGGACAGTGGCTCGCCCACGTCACCGGCACCGAACCCGTACTCCGCCGGATCCAGTGGACCGGCTTCCCGATCGGCCTCCTCGGTGGCCTCGTCTACGCCGCCGCCGGCGGCAACAACAACACCTTCGCCGTCGCCGTCAGCGTCGCCACCGCACCACTGCTCGCCGCCGCGTACGTCGCCACCCTGCTGCGCGTCATGCACCGGACACCGGCCGTCCGATCCGCGCTCGCCCCCGCCGGCCGCGCATCGCTCACCAACTACCTCGCCCAAGCCGCCATCGGCCTGGTGGTCTTCACCGGCATCGGGTTCGGCCTCGCGGGCACGTTCTCACCGCTCGCGCTGTTCGGCTTCACCCTCGCGGTCTTCGCCGTGCAACTCCTGATCAGCGCCGTCTGGCTGCGCCACTTCCGGTACGGCCCCGCCGAGTGGGCGCTCCGCTGGCTCACCAACGCCCGCCGGCCCGCGTGCCGCGTCCCGGCGCCCGGAACCGTCCCCACCGACGCAGAGCCCGCCGCCGCCGCGCCGGACCGTCGCTGA
- the add gene encoding adenosine deaminase — translation MRDLTRLPKAHLHVHLESAVRPGTLAELAAAHGVELPEVDRFEGFRAFADHGARVRSCLRDPADFARVAEEFCADEAAQGVGYVEVTFTAAAHGERLGDPRMPLEAVLAGLKAGQDAHGIEVRVLLDHSRRRPVERLRATVGLALSSADVVAVGVAGEETYPLAPFAEVCDEARDAGLHLVHHAGEACGPASIREALTVGHAERLGHGIRILEDPELVAQVRDAGVPLEVCPSSNVALGFVPSWAEHPLPALVEAGLVVTLNTDVPRVVGSTLTGEYSAVRDTFGASDAELAGLARAGVDASFAPAATKERLRAGIAEWLAG, via the coding sequence GTGCGTGATCTGACTCGTTTGCCCAAGGCTCATCTGCACGTGCACCTGGAGAGCGCGGTGCGTCCGGGGACGCTGGCGGAGCTGGCCGCGGCGCACGGTGTGGAGCTCCCCGAGGTTGACCGGTTCGAGGGTTTCCGGGCGTTCGCCGATCATGGCGCGCGGGTGCGTAGCTGCTTGCGGGATCCGGCGGATTTCGCCCGGGTGGCGGAGGAGTTCTGCGCCGACGAGGCCGCGCAGGGCGTCGGGTACGTGGAGGTGACGTTCACGGCGGCGGCCCATGGGGAGCGGCTGGGTGATCCGCGGATGCCGCTGGAGGCGGTCCTGGCCGGCCTCAAGGCCGGGCAGGACGCCCACGGGATCGAGGTGCGGGTGCTGCTGGATCATTCGCGGCGGCGCCCGGTGGAGCGTCTGCGCGCGACGGTGGGGCTGGCTCTCTCGTCGGCGGACGTGGTGGCGGTGGGCGTCGCGGGTGAGGAGACGTATCCGCTGGCGCCGTTCGCGGAGGTGTGCGACGAGGCGCGGGACGCGGGGCTGCACTTGGTGCACCACGCCGGGGAGGCGTGCGGCCCGGCGTCGATCCGGGAGGCGTTGACGGTCGGGCACGCGGAGCGGCTGGGGCACGGTATCCGGATCCTCGAGGATCCGGAGCTGGTCGCCCAGGTGCGGGATGCGGGTGTGCCGCTGGAGGTGTGTCCGTCGTCGAACGTGGCGCTGGGGTTCGTGCCGTCGTGGGCGGAGCATCCGTTGCCGGCGCTGGTGGAGGCCGGTCTGGTGGTGACGCTCAACACGGACGTGCCCAGGGTGGTCGGGTCGACGCTGACCGGTGAGTATTCGGCGGTGCGGGACACGTTCGGGGCGTCGGACGCGGAGTTGGCGGGGTTGGCGCGGGCTGGGGTGGACGCGTCGTTCGCGCCGGCGGCGACGAAGGAGCGGCTGCGGGCGGGGATCGCGGAGTGGCTGGCCGGGTGA
- a CDS encoding helix-turn-helix domain-containing protein, with protein MAVPPEWYSVEQVAALLGLHGKTVRGYVRDGRLVASRIGRQYRIAAADLEAFCGRPVESAARRCHVEVSSIVQIDGVDRAEMDRLSTLVLSAASGAPEGGALRVQTVYDSERGSLKLVLLGSVGRTAELLRLVDAYTGGVSGG; from the coding sequence GTGGCCGTGCCGCCGGAGTGGTACTCGGTCGAGCAGGTCGCGGCGTTGCTGGGTCTGCACGGGAAAACGGTCCGCGGCTACGTGCGGGACGGTCGGTTGGTGGCGTCTCGGATCGGGCGGCAGTACCGGATCGCGGCGGCGGACCTGGAGGCGTTCTGCGGGCGGCCGGTGGAGTCGGCGGCGCGGCGGTGTCACGTCGAGGTGTCGAGCATCGTGCAGATCGACGGCGTCGACCGGGCGGAGATGGACCGCTTGTCGACGCTGGTGCTGAGCGCGGCGAGTGGGGCGCCGGAGGGCGGGGCGCTGCGGGTGCAGACGGTCTACGACTCCGAGCGCGGCAGTTTGAAGCTGGTGCTGCTGGGTTCGGTCGGGCGGACGGCGGAGCTGCTGCGGTTGGTGGACGCCTACACAGGAGGAGTGAGCGGTGGTTGA
- a CDS encoding alpha/beta hydrolase, producing the protein MSGYDRIPYLVVFPDSSPHRDTYGGVGETVALESYLLRPPTPSDTVLVFMHPIGGGAYLPMVTALARAGHHVIYCGSRYRGVDSALIMEKVVEDLGACVRDARDRLGYSYVVLAGWSGGGALSLYYQQQARKPTVTAPPGGGPPDLTQLDLVPADAVLLLAAHVSRHGTLTEWLDAAILDETDPDVRDPALDLYDPHGPQPPYDPAFLHTYRAAQIARNRRITAWARDELDRLPPHEERGFVVHGTMADPRWLDPAVDPNDRAPGRCYLGDPRIVNNGPVGLARFTTLRSWLSQWSYDDARGDGVRCAADVGVPTLVVGNSADDACTPSHTRRLYDAVGHPDRTLHVVDGATHYYAGPDQRPKLAEAVGVITGWLADRGLGGHR; encoded by the coding sequence ATGAGCGGCTACGACCGCATCCCGTACCTCGTGGTGTTCCCGGACAGCTCACCCCACCGGGACACCTACGGCGGCGTCGGCGAGACCGTCGCGCTGGAGAGCTACCTGCTCCGCCCGCCGACGCCGAGCGACACCGTGCTGGTGTTCATGCACCCGATCGGCGGCGGCGCATACCTGCCGATGGTCACCGCGCTCGCCCGCGCCGGCCACCACGTCATCTACTGCGGCAGCCGGTACCGCGGCGTGGACTCCGCGCTGATCATGGAGAAGGTCGTCGAAGACCTCGGCGCGTGCGTCCGCGACGCCCGGGACCGCCTCGGCTACTCCTACGTGGTGCTCGCGGGCTGGTCCGGCGGCGGCGCGCTCTCGCTCTACTACCAGCAGCAGGCCCGGAAACCCACGGTCACCGCGCCACCCGGCGGCGGCCCACCCGACCTCACGCAGCTGGACCTCGTCCCGGCCGACGCGGTACTGCTGCTCGCCGCCCACGTCAGCAGGCACGGCACGCTCACCGAGTGGCTCGACGCGGCGATCCTCGACGAAACCGACCCGGACGTCCGCGACCCCGCGCTCGACCTCTACGACCCGCACGGCCCGCAGCCCCCGTACGACCCGGCGTTCCTGCACACCTACCGGGCCGCGCAGATCGCCCGTAACCGCCGCATCACCGCGTGGGCGCGCGACGAACTGGACCGGTTACCCCCGCACGAGGAACGCGGATTCGTCGTGCACGGCACGATGGCCGACCCGCGCTGGCTCGACCCGGCCGTCGACCCCAACGACCGGGCACCGGGCCGCTGCTACCTCGGGGATCCGCGGATCGTCAACAACGGCCCCGTCGGCCTGGCCCGCTTCACCACGCTGCGCAGCTGGCTGTCCCAGTGGAGCTACGACGACGCCCGCGGCGACGGCGTCCGCTGCGCCGCCGACGTCGGCGTCCCCACCCTGGTCGTCGGCAACAGCGCCGACGACGCCTGTACACCCAGCCACACCCGGCGGCTCTACGACGCGGTGGGCCACCCCGACCGCACCCTGCACGTCGTCGACGGCGCCACGCACTACTACGCCGGGCCCGACCAGCGCCCGAAACTCGCCGAAGCGGTCGGCGTCATCACCGGCTGGCTCGCCGACCGCGGTCTCGGAGGACACCGATGA
- a CDS encoding TetR/AcrR family transcriptional regulator produces the protein MAEAGLPPVVARMWGRDTGSRHGPRPSQDLGSIVDAAIRIADRDGLDGVTMSSVAGAVGMATMSLYRYVGSKDELLILMADAAVPEPPPLDGRDWRAYLTDWTRTTRDFLLSRPWLLALGQTTPPAGPRTLRWLDRALGALAGTGLDYGQRLNVATTLTSYASRLAAMAHALNQPDGTASTAGTAGTDGSAGSDGGDPVGGPAGYGAMLAQLLDPDVYPALAAAVRENAFGGSAEWVEDADFTFGLGLLLDGIDALVSRERSPATG, from the coding sequence GTGGCCGAGGCCGGACTTCCCCCCGTGGTGGCCCGCATGTGGGGCCGCGACACCGGGTCCCGGCACGGCCCCCGCCCCAGCCAGGACCTGGGCAGCATCGTCGACGCAGCGATCCGCATCGCCGACCGCGACGGGCTGGACGGCGTGACGATGAGCAGCGTCGCCGGTGCGGTCGGGATGGCGACGATGTCGCTCTACCGGTACGTGGGCAGCAAGGACGAACTGCTGATCCTGATGGCCGACGCCGCCGTGCCGGAGCCGCCGCCGCTGGACGGGCGCGACTGGCGGGCCTACCTCACCGACTGGACGCGGACCACCCGCGACTTCTTGCTCAGCCGTCCGTGGCTGCTGGCGCTCGGCCAGACCACACCCCCGGCCGGGCCCCGTACGCTGCGCTGGCTCGACCGTGCGCTGGGCGCGCTGGCCGGCACCGGGCTGGACTACGGCCAGCGGCTCAACGTCGCGACGACGCTCACCAGCTACGCGTCCCGGCTGGCCGCGATGGCGCACGCGCTCAACCAGCCGGACGGCACTGCCAGCACTGCCGGCACTGCCGGCACTGACGGTTCGGCAGGCTCCGACGGCGGCGACCCGGTGGGCGGACCGGCCGGATACGGCGCGATGCTCGCCCAGCTGCTCGACCCGGACGTCTACCCGGCGCTGGCCGCGGCGGTGCGGGAGAACGCGTTCGGCGGGTCCGCCGAGTGGGTCGAGGACGCCGACTTCACGTTCGGCCTCGGCCTGCTGCTCGACGGTATCGACGCGCTGGTCAGCCGCGAGCGGAGCCCGGCGACCGGCTGA